In Streptomyces sp. NBC_01707, a genomic segment contains:
- a CDS encoding DUF1876 domain-containing protein has translation MTLHTGTEKPHSKHWNVGLDLFEEGDLTKVHAVLDTGDTTLRSRTSAQRNPNDTPVPEIGDEFAVGRALIDLGNQLLRAGRADSASGGLAAPG, from the coding sequence ATGACCCTGCACACCGGCACCGAGAAACCACACAGCAAGCACTGGAACGTGGGTCTGGACCTCTTCGAGGAAGGTGACCTCACCAAGGTTCACGCCGTCCTCGACACCGGTGACACCACCCTTCGGAGTCGCACCTCCGCCCAGCGCAACCCTAACGACACACCCGTTCCCGAGATCGGCGACGAGTTCGCCGTCGGCCGAGCCCTGATCGACCTCGGTAACCAGCTGCTCCGCGCCGGAAGAGCCGACTCCGCGTCGGGTGGCCTTGCCGCGCCCGGTTGA
- a CDS encoding pyridoxamine 5'-phosphate oxidase family protein codes for MRAHLGDQLVVESPATGATRRDGEIVGLHHEDGTPPYDVRWSDTDAVTLVFPGPDAHVQHIEHRPEREATDEAGAESARTSLGRAPNPGDIGRRVAFERKRQGLTRAEAARLAGMAPAYLAYLEERPADPTVASLIRLAGALGTNVAVLRGAGIDRPPGQGRALVHPRLQDIGPDECRARLSTHGVGRVAVSTPDGPAVIPVNYEVIDDAIVFRTAPASVPAAAVGTDVAFEVDHVDEAMSQGWSVLAVGPARVVTEPDAVHRLAVRAHTKPWAGGQREMWVSIRPTRLTGRRISPADQ; via the coding sequence ATGCGAGCTCACCTCGGCGATCAACTTGTGGTCGAAAGCCCAGCCACCGGCGCTACCAGGCGCGACGGCGAGATTGTCGGACTCCACCACGAGGACGGAACCCCTCCCTACGACGTGCGCTGGTCGGATACGGACGCGGTGACTCTCGTTTTCCCGGGCCCCGACGCGCATGTCCAACACATCGAACACCGGCCCGAGAGAGAAGCCACGGATGAGGCGGGTGCCGAGTCCGCCAGGACCTCGCTTGGCAGGGCACCCAACCCTGGCGACATCGGTCGGCGCGTGGCGTTCGAACGCAAGCGCCAGGGACTCACCCGGGCAGAAGCAGCCCGCCTCGCCGGAATGGCGCCGGCCTACCTGGCGTATCTCGAAGAACGGCCGGCCGACCCGACTGTGGCGAGTCTCATCAGACTGGCCGGCGCGCTGGGCACCAACGTTGCGGTCCTGCGCGGAGCCGGCATCGACCGGCCGCCAGGCCAAGGTCGCGCGCTCGTGCACCCCCGTCTGCAGGACATAGGCCCAGACGAATGCCGAGCCCGGCTTTCCACGCATGGCGTGGGGCGAGTCGCGGTGTCGACACCCGACGGGCCAGCCGTCATCCCGGTGAACTACGAGGTCATCGATGACGCGATCGTTTTCCGGACCGCGCCTGCCTCGGTGCCCGCAGCAGCTGTGGGAACGGATGTCGCATTCGAGGTCGACCATGTGGATGAGGCCATGAGCCAGGGCTGGAGCGTGCTCGCAGTCGGCCCTGCACGGGTTGTTACGGAGCCCGACGCGGTACATCGGCTAGCCGTTCGCGCCCATACCAAGCCTTGGGCAGGGGGCCAACGCGAGATGTGGGTGTCGATCCGGCCCACGCGCCTAACGGGGCGTCGCATCAGTCCTGCCGATCAATGA
- a CDS encoding CBS domain-containing protein produces the protein MHHRTVAELMTRDVVRARRDMPFKEIVKLLAENDVTAVPVVDARDRPMGVVSEADLLRKSADQADPSGRTPIPHLEAWERAKAEGARAEELMSAPAVCARPEWTVVEAARLMAVQNVKRLPVVDETDRLQGIVSRSDLLRIFLRRDDAIREEINRDVLQGTLGLAPSEVTVEVREGQVTLNGSVEFKSLVPIIERLCRSVDGVVSVSEHIAHRTDDDRNSPTGT, from the coding sequence ATGCACCACCGAACGGTCGCAGAGCTCATGACCCGAGACGTCGTCCGGGCACGGCGTGACATGCCCTTCAAGGAGATCGTCAAGCTGTTGGCGGAGAACGATGTCACCGCCGTACCCGTGGTGGATGCACGGGACCGCCCCATGGGGGTGGTGTCCGAGGCCGACCTCCTGCGCAAATCCGCGGACCAGGCCGATCCCTCCGGCCGGACCCCGATCCCACATCTGGAGGCGTGGGAGCGCGCCAAGGCCGAGGGGGCCAGGGCAGAGGAGCTGATGTCGGCTCCCGCGGTGTGCGCCCGTCCGGAGTGGACCGTAGTTGAGGCCGCCCGCCTCATGGCAGTCCAGAACGTCAAGCGCCTGCCCGTCGTCGACGAGACGGACAGGCTCCAGGGCATCGTCAGCCGCAGTGACCTGCTGCGGATCTTCCTGCGCCGTGACGACGCCATTCGCGAGGAGATCAACCGGGATGTACTGCAGGGGACGTTGGGCCTCGCTCCCTCGGAGGTGACGGTCGAGGTACGTGAGGGGCAGGTCACCCTCAATGGATCTGTCGAGTTCAAGAGCCTGGTCCCCATCATCGAGCGGCTGTGCCGGAGCGTTGACGGCGTGGTCTCGGTCTCTGAGCACATCGCGCACCGCACCGACGACGACCGGAATTCCCCCACCGGCACGTGA
- a CDS encoding FAD/NAD(P)-binding protein, which produces MASATLTARPGTVPIAYRVVNREAETPDTATIVLEPVRSALQPFAPGQFAMVYAFGIGDIPLSVSGIDGNRLTHTVRTVGAVSGALHGLRRGDTVGVRGPFGHGWELPAAVGTDLLVVAGGIGLAPLRPLVRDALAAPERYGRLNVLIGARTPHELLYTEDVRGWQSAARVLTTVDRADPLWQGEVGVVTTLLDRATFGPAASAAFICGPEPMMRATAGELVHRGIDPHLIQVSLERNVHCATGHCGHCQLGPLLLCRDGPVVSWSKAQTLLMVREL; this is translated from the coding sequence ATGGCTTCCGCAACATTGACTGCTCGGCCGGGAACCGTCCCCATTGCGTACCGGGTGGTGAATCGCGAGGCCGAGACGCCCGACACCGCCACGATCGTCCTGGAACCGGTCCGCTCGGCGCTGCAGCCCTTCGCGCCCGGGCAGTTCGCGATGGTGTACGCCTTCGGCATCGGTGACATCCCGTTGTCGGTCTCCGGGATCGACGGGAACCGGCTGACGCACACCGTCCGGACGGTCGGAGCGGTCTCCGGCGCGCTGCACGGGCTGCGGCGTGGTGACACGGTCGGAGTGCGTGGCCCGTTCGGCCACGGCTGGGAACTACCTGCCGCAGTTGGTACCGACCTGCTCGTCGTCGCTGGAGGTATCGGTCTGGCGCCGCTGCGCCCACTTGTACGTGACGCGCTCGCCGCCCCCGAGCGCTACGGACGGCTGAACGTCCTCATCGGAGCGCGCACGCCCCACGAGCTGCTCTACACCGAGGACGTTCGCGGTTGGCAGTCGGCTGCCCGGGTCTTGACCACCGTGGACCGCGCTGACCCGCTGTGGCAGGGCGAGGTCGGCGTCGTCACGACCCTGCTCGATCGGGCCACCTTCGGGCCCGCAGCGTCTGCGGCGTTCATCTGCGGCCCCGAGCCGATGATGCGCGCCACCGCCGGCGAACTGGTACACCGAGGCATCGATCCGCACCTGATTCAGGTCTCGCTGGAACGAAATGTGCACTGTGCCACTGGCCACTGCGGGCACTGTCAGCTCGGCCCCCTCCTGCTCTGCCGCGACGGCCCCGTCGTCAGCTGGAGCAAGGCCCAAACCCTCCTCATGGTCAGGGAGTTGTGA
- a CDS encoding nickel-dependent hydrogenase large subunit produces the protein MTHRGSRVLKVGSLARVEGEGALHLRMDGGEVAEARLAIYEPPRFFEAFLRGRSYAEPPDITSRVCGICPVAYQMSACRAIEDACGVVVDGQLAALRRLLYCGEWIESQTLHIYLLHAPDFFGCDSAIDLARTRRADIERGLRLKQAGNAILELLGGRAIHPVNVRLGGFHRIPITTELRPLADRLRQARDDAAQTVRWVAGFEFPDAGCDNDLFALSEPGTYAIESGTPTVMPAPHIAGLPPESDRALPTRTFGVHDFGARVTESQVPHSTALHSALDNRRHLTGSLARYAISGRWLSPIALQAAHDAGLGDPRQGTVCRNPFRSIIVRAVEVLYAVDEALRIIDAYEPPPHPYVDVPSRAGTGHGATEAPRGLLYHRYTLDSEGIVTDASLVPPTAQNLGAIEEDLRRIVQERLGDGDPTDAELTALCERAVRNHDPCISCSAHFLNLTVERT, from the coding sequence GTGACCCACCGCGGCTCAAGGGTGTTGAAAGTCGGATCGCTCGCCCGCGTCGAGGGTGAGGGCGCACTGCATCTGCGCATGGACGGCGGCGAGGTCGCAGAGGCCCGGCTGGCGATCTACGAACCGCCACGCTTCTTCGAGGCGTTCCTACGCGGACGCTCCTACGCCGAGCCGCCCGACATCACCTCACGGGTGTGCGGGATCTGCCCGGTCGCGTACCAGATGAGCGCTTGCCGAGCGATCGAGGACGCCTGCGGCGTCGTCGTGGACGGGCAGTTGGCGGCGCTGCGCCGACTGCTCTACTGCGGCGAATGGATCGAGAGCCAGACGCTGCACATCTACCTTCTCCACGCGCCCGACTTCTTCGGCTGCGACAGCGCCATCGACCTCGCACGCACCCGGCGCGCCGACATCGAACGCGGCCTTCGGCTCAAGCAGGCCGGCAACGCGATCCTCGAACTGCTGGGCGGCCGGGCGATCCATCCGGTCAATGTCCGCCTCGGTGGCTTCCACCGCATCCCGATCACGACCGAACTGCGCCCGCTGGCCGATCGGCTGCGCCAGGCCCGGGACGACGCGGCCCAAACCGTCCGTTGGGTGGCCGGCTTCGAGTTCCCTGACGCCGGTTGTGACAACGACCTGTTCGCTCTGTCCGAGCCCGGCACCTACGCCATCGAGTCCGGCACCCCGACCGTCATGCCCGCGCCGCACATCGCTGGCCTTCCCCCCGAATCCGACCGCGCGCTGCCCACCCGTACCTTTGGGGTCCACGATTTCGGCGCCCGCGTCACCGAGAGCCAGGTACCCCACTCCACCGCCCTCCACTCCGCGCTGGACAACCGCCGCCATCTCACCGGCTCACTCGCCCGGTACGCCATCAGCGGCCGCTGGCTGTCCCCGATCGCCCTCCAGGCCGCCCACGACGCCGGACTCGGCGACCCCCGGCAGGGCACCGTCTGTCGAAACCCCTTCCGCAGCATCATCGTGCGAGCGGTTGAGGTGCTCTACGCGGTCGACGAGGCACTGCGGATCATCGACGCCTACGAACCCCCGCCGCACCCCTACGTCGACGTGCCCTCCCGAGCCGGTACCGGGCATGGGGCGACCGAGGCGCCGCGCGGTCTCTTGTACCACCGCTACACCCTCGACTCCGAAGGGATCGTCACCGACGCCAGCCTTGTCCCGCCGACCGCGCAGAACCTGGGTGCGATCGAGGAGGACCTCCGCCGAATCGTGCAGGAACGCCTGGGAGACGGCGATCCCACCGACGCGGAGCTGACCGCCCTGTGCGAACGGGCGGTCCGCAATCACGACCCGTGCATCTCATGCTCGGCCCACTTCCTCAATCTCACCGTCGAGCGGACCTGA
- a CDS encoding Crp/Fnr family transcriptional regulator, with the protein MTVVRHGFLGALSPGHRERLITFAHDVSFPGGTRIFDEGGVADRFWIIRSGLVALDVHVPARREAVLETLGEGDLLGWYWLFEPYLWHLGAQARSAVSASEFDAQQVRAACEKDPSFGLALTNCVAQVIARRLKSTRIRLLDLYGPPDAGES; encoded by the coding sequence ATGACCGTTGTGCGCCACGGGTTTCTCGGGGCCCTGTCGCCCGGCCACCGCGAGCGGCTGATCACGTTCGCCCACGATGTCTCCTTCCCCGGTGGCACCCGCATCTTCGACGAGGGCGGTGTCGCCGACCGGTTCTGGATCATCCGTTCCGGGCTCGTTGCGCTCGACGTTCATGTTCCGGCCCGCCGCGAGGCAGTCCTGGAGACCCTTGGTGAAGGCGATCTGCTGGGCTGGTACTGGCTGTTCGAGCCGTACCTCTGGCACCTCGGCGCGCAGGCCCGCAGCGCCGTGTCGGCGTCAGAGTTCGACGCGCAGCAGGTCCGAGCCGCGTGCGAGAAGGACCCGTCGTTCGGCTTGGCGTTGACCAACTGCGTTGCGCAGGTGATCGCACGACGGCTGAAGTCCACCCGAATCCGCCTGCTCGACCTGTACGGGCCCCCCGACGCCGGTGAGTCGTGA
- a CDS encoding hydrogenase maturation protease translates to MNLTTRIAVIGVGNDFRHDDGVGWAVVARLAERTEERPLPSGTALLVCDGDPARLITLWEDVDLAIVVDAAHAHPGHPGRLHRLKLDGGQLSQTGSATSSHGLGLGDAVELARELDRLPGQLVVYAIEGADSSVGTGLSAPVAAIVEPLAERIAEEIALHVGSVGSR, encoded by the coding sequence GTGAACCTCACTACGCGGATCGCCGTCATCGGCGTCGGGAACGATTTCCGCCACGACGACGGTGTGGGCTGGGCTGTCGTGGCCCGGCTGGCAGAACGAACCGAGGAACGGCCACTGCCGAGTGGGACCGCCCTTCTGGTGTGCGACGGTGATCCCGCCCGCCTGATCACCCTGTGGGAAGACGTCGACCTCGCCATCGTGGTGGACGCCGCACACGCACACCCCGGGCATCCCGGTCGGCTACATCGCCTGAAACTGGATGGTGGGCAGCTGTCGCAGACAGGCAGTGCGACGAGTTCCCACGGGCTCGGGCTCGGCGACGCCGTCGAACTCGCCCGCGAACTGGACCGCCTGCCCGGACAACTGGTCGTCTACGCCATCGAGGGGGCCGACAGCAGCGTGGGCACCGGCCTGTCAGCACCCGTCGCAGCCATCGTGGAGCCGCTCGCCGAACGGATCGCGGAAGAGATCGCGCTGCACGTGGGTTCTGTCGGCAGTCGGTAG
- a CDS encoding SHOCT domain-containing protein, producing the protein MFWYGHGGGWGWFAMSVSMVLFWVVIVGIGVLIFRALGRTPERPHVQAGPSPEQLLAERFARGEIDEEEYQRRLTTLRASPPSTKHG; encoded by the coding sequence ATGTTTTGGTACGGCCACGGTGGTGGCTGGGGCTGGTTCGCGATGTCGGTGAGCATGGTCTTGTTCTGGGTGGTGATCGTCGGTATCGGCGTGCTCATCTTCCGCGCCCTGGGCCGCACCCCTGAGCGCCCCCACGTCCAGGCTGGGCCCTCGCCCGAACAACTGCTCGCCGAGCGGTTCGCCCGCGGCGAGATCGACGAGGAGGAGTACCAGCGGCGCCTGACGACCCTGCGCGCTTCCCCGCCTTCCACGAAACACGGGTGA
- a CDS encoding oxidoreductase, giving the protein MTASDRPKLAVWKFASCDGCQLTLLDCEDELLGIAERVEISHFLEASSTDAPGPYDLSLVEGSVTTQQDVDRARHIRAVSKRLVTIGACATAGGVQALRNYADVADFQAVVYARPDYIETLATSTPISAHVPVDFELRGCPIDRGQLVEVITAYLAERKPDVPAHSVCFECKQRGTVCVTVAHGTPCLGPVTHAGCGAICPAYGRGCYGCFGPSNSTNFPSFIPLLRRDGMDTLDVVRVLRTFNAAAPEFDAASRKELEE; this is encoded by the coding sequence ATGACCGCGAGCGATCGTCCGAAACTCGCCGTCTGGAAGTTCGCCTCCTGCGACGGATGCCAACTCACTTTGCTGGACTGCGAGGACGAACTCCTCGGCATCGCCGAGAGGGTGGAGATCTCACACTTCCTGGAGGCTTCCAGCACCGACGCGCCGGGGCCGTACGACCTGTCGCTGGTCGAGGGATCGGTGACCACCCAGCAGGACGTCGACCGGGCCCGGCACATCCGGGCGGTTTCCAAGCGGTTGGTGACCATCGGGGCGTGCGCGACCGCAGGTGGCGTCCAGGCGCTGCGCAACTACGCGGATGTCGCTGACTTTCAGGCTGTCGTCTATGCCAGACCGGACTACATCGAGACGCTCGCTACCTCCACACCTATCAGCGCCCATGTCCCGGTGGACTTCGAACTGCGCGGCTGCCCCATCGACCGAGGCCAACTGGTGGAAGTCATCACGGCCTACCTGGCCGAACGCAAACCCGACGTACCCGCGCACAGCGTCTGCTTCGAGTGCAAGCAGCGCGGCACGGTCTGCGTGACGGTGGCCCACGGCACACCCTGCCTGGGTCCGGTCACCCACGCCGGATGCGGTGCGATCTGTCCCGCGTACGGGCGCGGCTGTTACGGCTGCTTCGGCCCGTCCAACTCGACCAACTTCCCCTCGTTCATTCCCCTCCTGCGCCGCGATGGCATGGACACTCTCGACGTGGTGCGGGTGCTGCGCACCTTCAATGCCGCCGCCCCTGAGTTCGACGCGGCCTCCCGGAAGGAACTGGAAGAGTGA
- a CDS encoding 4Fe-4S dicluster domain-containing protein, producing the protein MADGGGTAAVIGKDGLDALITVLAGRGRTVVGPTVRDGAIVLSEISGGAELPYGWGVELEAGVYRLRAREDGAVFAHSAGPQSWKTFLHPPRERQWTADRGADGELMVTEDRTSPSSYAFLGVRPCDLRAIAIQDRVLTGGKYNDPAYRGRRERAFLVAAECTEPGATCFCVSMGSGPAVGPGYDLALTEVLDSDGHRFLVRIGSEEGESVLAELPHGPADAATRTAASERVADAADRMGRSMPLVDLQMLMRETLTAERWDDVADRCLTCGNCTMVCPTCFCTTTEDITDLTGDHAERWRRWESCFDLDFSHLQAGPVRNSSRSRYRQWATHKLGTWHDQFDSSGCVGCGRCIVWCPVGIDITEEAQALNLEREAARQEPGESPQ; encoded by the coding sequence ATGGCGGACGGCGGCGGCACGGCCGCGGTGATCGGCAAGGACGGCCTGGACGCGCTGATCACGGTCCTGGCCGGGCGCGGCCGTACGGTCGTGGGACCGACCGTCCGCGACGGGGCGATCGTCCTGTCCGAGATCTCCGGCGGTGCCGAACTCCCCTACGGCTGGGGAGTCGAGTTGGAGGCAGGCGTCTACCGGCTGCGTGCCCGTGAGGACGGCGCCGTGTTCGCGCACAGCGCGGGCCCTCAGTCCTGGAAAACGTTTCTGCATCCGCCGCGGGAGCGGCAGTGGACTGCCGATCGCGGTGCCGACGGCGAGCTGATGGTGACCGAGGACCGGACATCACCGTCGTCGTACGCGTTCCTCGGCGTGCGCCCCTGCGACCTGCGGGCCATCGCAATTCAGGACCGGGTGCTGACCGGCGGGAAGTACAACGACCCGGCGTACCGTGGGCGTCGTGAGCGGGCCTTCTTGGTGGCGGCGGAGTGTACCGAGCCGGGTGCCACCTGCTTCTGCGTGTCCATGGGAAGCGGGCCGGCCGTGGGGCCCGGCTACGACCTGGCGCTGACCGAGGTGCTCGATTCCGACGGCCACCGCTTCCTGGTGCGGATCGGGAGCGAGGAGGGAGAGTCGGTCCTGGCCGAGCTGCCCCACGGTCCCGCCGACGCCGCGACTCGGACCGCGGCGAGTGAGCGTGTCGCCGACGCGGCGGATCGCATGGGCCGCAGCATGCCGTTGGTGGACCTGCAGATGCTGATGCGCGAGACGCTCACGGCCGAGCGCTGGGACGACGTCGCGGACCGCTGCCTGACCTGCGGAAACTGCACCATGGTCTGCCCGACCTGCTTCTGCACCACCACCGAGGACATCACGGACCTCACCGGTGACCACGCCGAGCGATGGCGGCGCTGGGAGTCCTGCTTCGACCTGGATTTCTCCCATCTGCAGGCGGGTCCGGTCCGCAACTCCTCGCGTAGCCGCTACCGGCAGTGGGCCACCCACAAACTCGGCACCTGGCACGACCAGTTCGACAGCTCCGGGTGCGTCGGCTGCGGGCGCTGCATCGTGTGGTGTCCGGTCGGTATCGACATCACCGAGGAGGCCCAGGCGCTGAACCTGGAACGGGAGGCCGCCCGGCAGGAGCCGGGGGAGAGCCCGCAATGA
- the ppk2 gene encoding polyphosphate kinase 2 has translation MADEKGKPGKLRRSLYEPELYRLQTELVKLQEWVRAEGARLVVVFEGRDAAGKGSTIKRVTEHLNPRVARIVALPRPTERERSQWYFQRYTEHLPAAGEVVLLDRSWYNRAGVERVMGFCTMEEHQRFLRQCPIFERMLVEDGILLRKYWFSVSDAVQEERFRRRLEDPTRRWKLSQMDLESITRWEAYSRAKDEMFVHTDISEAPWYVVESDDKRRARLNMIAHLLSSVPYETVTPPVIEIPRRPPATGYQRPPRDLQTYVPDHASELAQ, from the coding sequence ATGGCAGACGAGAAAGGCAAGCCCGGAAAGCTGCGGCGCTCGCTGTACGAGCCGGAGCTGTACCGACTCCAGACCGAGCTCGTGAAGCTCCAGGAGTGGGTACGGGCCGAAGGCGCACGGCTCGTCGTGGTGTTCGAGGGACGAGACGCGGCCGGCAAGGGCAGCACGATCAAGCGCGTCACTGAACACCTCAATCCTCGGGTAGCACGCATCGTCGCGCTGCCGCGACCCACTGAGCGCGAGCGCAGCCAGTGGTACTTCCAGCGGTACACCGAGCATCTTCCAGCTGCAGGGGAAGTGGTCCTCCTCGACCGGAGCTGGTACAACCGGGCGGGCGTCGAGCGCGTCATGGGCTTCTGCACCATGGAGGAACACCAGCGGTTCCTTCGCCAGTGCCCGATCTTCGAGCGGATGCTGGTGGAGGACGGCATTCTGTTGCGCAAGTACTGGTTCTCGGTGAGTGACGCCGTGCAGGAGGAACGGTTTCGACGCCGGCTGGAGGATCCCACCCGTCGATGGAAGCTCTCACAGATGGACCTGGAATCGATCACCCGCTGGGAGGCCTACTCCCGCGCAAAGGACGAGATGTTCGTCCATACGGACATCTCGGAGGCTCCCTGGTATGTGGTCGAGAGCGATGACAAGCGTCGGGCCAGGCTGAACATGATCGCCCATCTTCTGTCATCCGTGCCGTACGAGACAGTCACTCCACCGGTGATCGAAATCCCTCGGCGGCCGCCGGCCACCGGATACCAACGGCCGCCGAGGGACCTTCAGACCTACGTCCCCGACCACGCCTCAGAACTAGCACAGTGA
- a CDS encoding nicotinate phosphoribosyltransferase, translating into MSNATSTDLYEVTMAQSYLSEGMTGSATFSLFVRNLPPDRGFLVCAGLESVLDFLSAYRVDADDVNVFASVMGRRPEDLAPLLGLEFTGEVRAVPEGRIVLAGEPLLEITAPLPQAQLVETYVLNQLNHQTSIASKCARCVLAADGHQVVDFSLRRTHGIEAGHRAARLGAMVGFAGTSNVAAAHAEGLPAVGTMAHSYIEAFGLEEDAFRAFTRSHPGPVTLLVDTYDTVTGVATAARVLRDLGLGPGCAIRLDSGDLGALAVKARTILDAAGLQETRIVASGGLDEFAVDKLVRSGAPIDTYAVGTRIGVSADAPYLDSAYKLVEYDGRPVMKLSSAKVTAPGRKQVFRRPGYADLIALIDEPPPPDGVPLLESVMREGRRVSDRTELDTARKRFAADLAALPPGARTIGAPVAPKAELSGLLSSLAAHVRGYIEKNLMRDAGEVI; encoded by the coding sequence ATGTCGAATGCTACGAGCACCGACCTTTACGAGGTCACGATGGCCCAGTCGTATCTGAGCGAGGGCATGACCGGTTCGGCGACGTTCAGTCTGTTCGTGCGCAACCTGCCTCCGGACCGCGGATTTCTTGTCTGCGCCGGGCTGGAATCAGTCCTCGACTTCCTCTCCGCCTATCGTGTGGATGCGGACGACGTAAATGTCTTCGCCTCTGTGATGGGACGACGGCCCGAGGATCTGGCACCGCTGCTCGGCCTGGAATTCACTGGTGAGGTCCGGGCAGTGCCCGAAGGGCGCATCGTGCTGGCCGGCGAACCCCTGCTGGAAATCACTGCGCCCCTTCCGCAAGCCCAGCTGGTTGAAACCTACGTACTTAACCAGCTCAACCACCAGACCTCCATCGCCTCCAAATGCGCCCGGTGCGTCCTGGCCGCCGACGGACACCAGGTGGTGGACTTCTCCCTGCGGCGCACTCATGGCATTGAAGCCGGACACCGGGCCGCCAGGCTGGGTGCAATGGTCGGCTTCGCCGGAACCAGCAATGTTGCGGCGGCTCACGCCGAGGGCCTGCCCGCAGTCGGCACAATGGCCCATTCGTACATCGAGGCATTCGGTCTTGAGGAGGACGCGTTCCGGGCCTTCACCCGGTCCCATCCAGGCCCTGTGACACTCCTGGTCGACACCTACGACACCGTGACGGGCGTGGCGACGGCGGCGCGCGTGCTGCGCGATCTGGGGCTCGGTCCGGGGTGTGCCATCCGGCTGGACAGCGGTGACCTCGGAGCCCTGGCCGTAAAGGCTCGGACGATCCTTGATGCCGCCGGTCTACAGGAAACACGCATCGTGGCAAGCGGTGGTCTCGACGAGTTCGCCGTGGACAAACTGGTCCGCTCCGGAGCGCCGATTGATACGTACGCCGTCGGGACCCGGATTGGCGTCTCCGCGGATGCCCCTTACCTGGATTCCGCGTACAAGCTGGTGGAGTACGACGGCCGGCCGGTAATGAAACTTTCTTCGGCCAAGGTGACAGCGCCAGGGCGCAAGCAGGTGTTCCGAAGGCCGGGATACGCGGATCTCATAGCTCTCATCGACGAACCGCCGCCTCCGGATGGTGTCCCGCTGCTGGAGTCGGTCATGCGGGAGGGCCGACGTGTTTCGGATCGCACAGAGCTGGACACAGCCCGGAAAAGGTTCGCGGCCGACCTCGCGGCACTGCCACCCGGGGCCCGCACAATAGGGGCGCCCGTCGCACCGAAGGCGGAACTCTCGGGTCTCCTCAGCTCACTCGCCGCACATGTCCGCGGATATATCGAGAAGAATCTGATGAGGGACGCGGGCGAAGTCATTTGA